One Vitis riparia cultivar Riparia Gloire de Montpellier isolate 1030 chromosome 4, EGFV_Vit.rip_1.0, whole genome shotgun sequence genomic window carries:
- the LOC117913361 gene encoding cytosolic sulfotransferase 12-like, protein MSSSQLPLPLPEYLQEDEVTQEHRDLLSSLPREKGWVTSHLFQYQGFWHTSRHLKGVVACQQHFQAHDPDILLVTTPKSGTTWLKAMAFALLKRVRFPDARHHPLLTNNPHELVPFLEIKLYAESKVPDLTSFTPPRLFSTHLPFTSLPESVNTSGCKLVYLCRNPRDTFVSFWQFTNKLRLENMGTNLLEEVFDKFCRGVSLSGPFWDHVLGYWKESLEKPEKILFLKYEEMKAQPHVQLRRLAEFLGCPFCPEEETRCVVDEILQLCSFENLSNLEVNKNGKLSSGEEHSAFFRRGQVGDWVNYLTAEMLDRLDHITEEKLHGSGLKFEVS, encoded by the coding sequence ATGTCAAGCTCTCAACTCCCTCTTCCTCTTCCTGAGTATTTGCAAGAAGATGAAGTAACTCAGGAACACAGGGACTTACTGTCCTCCCTCCCCAGAGAGAAGGGTTGGGTTACATCTCATCTCTTTCAATACCAAGGCTTTTGGCATACATCCAGGCATTTGAAAGGGGTAGTGGCATGCCAACAACACTTCCAAGCTCACGATCCTGACATCCTCCTTGTCACCACTCCCAAATCAGGCACCACGTGGTTGAAGGCAATGGCCTTTGCCTTATTGAAAAGGGTTAGATTTCCTGATGCCCGACACCACCCATTGCTCACAAACAACCCTCATGAACTCGTGCCCTTCTTAGAGATTAAGCTCTATGCTGAAAGCAAGGTTCCTGATCTCACCTCATTTACTCCTCCAAGGCTCTTTTCAACTCATTTACCATTCACATCTCTGCCAGAATCTGTGAATACCTCAGGTTGCAAGCTTGTGTATCTATGTAGGAACCCCAGGGACACCTTCGTGTCATTTTGGCAGTTCACTAATAAGTTGAGACTCGAGAATATGGGGACTAATCTGCTCGAGGAGGTTTTTGATAAGTTCTGTAGGGGAGTGAGTTTGTCTGGACCCTTTTGGGACCATGTGTTGGGTTATTGGAAGGAAAGTTTGGAAAAGCCTGAGAAGATACTTTTCTTGAAGTATGAGGAGATGAAAGCACAACCCCATGTTCAGTTAAGGAGACTGGCTGAGTTCTTGGGGTGCCCATTTTGCCCAGAGGAAGAAACCAGATGTGTGGTGGATGAGATATTACAGCTGTGCAGCTTTGAGAACTTGAGCAATTTGGAGGTGAATAAGAATGGGAAACTGTCATCAGGGGAGGAACACAGCGCATTCTTTAGACGAGGTCAAGTTGGAGATTGGGTGAACTATTTGACAGCTGAGATGCTTGATAGATTAGATCATATAACTGAAGAGAAGCTCCATGGTTCtggtttaaaatttgaggtatcTTAA